GCCGGCGGCCACGTCCCACTCCACCACCCAGGCCGAGCCGCCCGCCTGGCGCGGCAGGACCCACCGCAGCCCGCTCGAGGTCCGCTTCTTGTCGTGGACCATGAGCGCGGCGGCGCGCCTCGCCACCGCCGCCGGCACGCGGGTGGGCAGGCCGGCGGCCGCCACCGCCGCCTCGGCCTCGGCCAGCGCCAGGGGGCCGATGCGCTCCAGCTGCGCCGCCAGCTGGAAGGCGAAGCACAGGCCGACGGCCACCGCCTCGCCGTGCGTGTAGCGCTCGAACCTCCCGGCCGCCTCCACCCCGTGGCCGAAGGTGTGGCCCAGGTTGAGGAGCTTTCGGGCCCCCTGCTCGGTGGGGTCGGCCTCCACCACCCTGAGCTTGGCCAGCATGCAGGCGGCCACCAGGTCCGCGCCCGGCAGGCCTGGCCCGCCGGCGCCGCGCCTCCCGCCGCGGCCGCCCCTGGCCTCCGCCAGCCGCCCGAGCAGCGCCGGCTCGAGCAGCGCGTACTTCACCACCTCGCCCAGCCCGGAGGTGAGCTCGCGCGCCGGCAGGGTGGCCAGGGCGCGCGGGTCGGCCAGCACCGCGGCCGGCGGGTGGAAGGCGCCCACCGCGTTCTTGGCCAGCGGCAGGTTGACCGCGGTCTTGCCGCCCAGCGCCGCGTCCACCATGGCGAGCAGGGTGGTGGGCACCGCCACCCAGGCCACCCCGCGCATGAAGGTGGCCGCCAGGAAGCCGGCCGCGTCGGAGACCGCGCCGCCGCCGATGGAGATCACCAGGCTGCGCCGGGTCAGGCCGGCCGCCAGCAGCCTCGAGGCGGCCCGCTCCAGCTGGGCCAGGGTCTTGCCCTGCTCGCCGTCGGGCAGGAGGTGCACCAGCGCCACCGGGCCGGCCCGCCGCGCCGCCGCCAGCGCCCGCTTCCCAGCCGGGGTGCTGGCCACCCGGGCGCAGCTCACCA
This genomic interval from Anaeromyxobacter sp. contains the following:
- a CDS encoding 3-dehydroquinate synthase, encoding MPQPTEILQARQGDQRYEVRVGPAALAALPALAARHDRLAVVSCARVASTPAGKRALAAARRAGPVALVHLLPDGEQGKTLAQLERAASRLLAAGLTRRSLVISIGGGAVSDAAGFLAATFMRGVAWVAVPTTLLAMVDAALGGKTAVNLPLAKNAVGAFHPPAAVLADPRALATLPARELTSGLGEVVKYALLEPALLGRLAEARGGRGGRRGAGGPGLPGADLVAACMLAKLRVVEADPTEQGARKLLNLGHTFGHGVEAAGRFERYTHGEAVAVGLCFAFQLAAQLERIGPLALAEAEAAVAAAGLPTRVPAAVARRAAALMVHDKKRTSSGLRWVLPRQAGGSAWVVEWDVAAGDQAVQAAVRAISGR